In one window of Bradyrhizobium diazoefficiens DNA:
- a CDS encoding ABC transporter ATP-binding protein: protein MLLEARGITKAFGSFKAVDDASVTLEQGDILGLIGPNGAGKSTFFNCLTGDLKTTSGCVLFEGRDITDATPELRAGLGLARTFQVPQTFEGMTVLENVMIGAFLRSAHRKDAEVKARAVLERVGMSRLADAPARSLGTPGRKRLEIARALATEPKVLLLDEAMAGLNAHEVKLAIDLVRDIHRSGITLVIVEHIMEVIMSLASRVMVFHQGKEIARGSPREVTSNPAVIEAYLGKRAAKAAAGHTPVELMGGPDL, encoded by the coding sequence ATGCTCCTTGAGGCACGCGGAATTACCAAAGCGTTCGGCAGCTTCAAGGCGGTGGACGATGCCTCCGTGACGCTGGAGCAGGGCGACATTCTCGGCCTGATCGGCCCGAACGGCGCGGGAAAATCCACCTTCTTCAATTGCCTCACCGGCGATCTCAAGACCACCTCCGGCTGCGTGCTGTTCGAGGGGCGCGACATCACCGACGCCACGCCGGAGCTGCGTGCCGGGCTCGGCCTTGCCCGTACGTTTCAGGTGCCACAGACTTTCGAGGGCATGACGGTGCTGGAAAACGTCATGATCGGCGCCTTCCTGCGCAGCGCGCATCGCAAGGACGCCGAAGTCAAGGCGCGCGCGGTGCTGGAACGCGTCGGCATGAGCCGGCTCGCGGATGCGCCGGCGCGCTCGCTCGGCACGCCCGGTCGCAAGCGGCTGGAGATTGCGCGCGCGCTCGCGACCGAGCCAAAAGTGTTGCTGCTCGACGAGGCCATGGCCGGCCTCAACGCACATGAGGTGAAGCTCGCCATCGATCTCGTCCGCGACATCCATCGGTCCGGCATCACGCTCGTCATCGTCGAGCACATCATGGAGGTGATCATGTCGCTCGCAAGCCGCGTCATGGTGTTCCACCAGGGCAAGGAGATCGCCCGCGGCTCTCCGCGCGAGGTCACCTCCAACCCCGCCGTGATCGAGGCCTATCTCGGCAAGCGCGCCGCCAAGGCGGCCGCCGGACACACGCCGGTCGAGCTGATGGGCGGGCCGGACTTATGA